From Quercus lobata isolate SW786 chromosome 1, ValleyOak3.0 Primary Assembly, whole genome shotgun sequence, one genomic window encodes:
- the LOC115961598 gene encoding uncharacterized protein LOC115961598 has product MDNGKRPQMEEADLTNPEILKYYFLLCNEIFPDAKKMGIQEFKCIKKELNERFNLDFRIVDVVNKYREIYYKWQIWENFVNNKEFVLARASCTADVSWLQSKSEECLDTISVDKEGQPSIGLLKFVFGSSANGSKGSDSLKPTATVHEHVGDSSRDLEFHEPKTNSSNEEISLLDDRHNISESSKCVRLGGYCPKRIKMNGSRWTRTALEDDVFQGRKTLRLVSKTCGLMSNKHFYLFTGRLLMNPRERSWFYFVKPSLRLRYLEKQFKKFSADRVIPEPTQPTGADPTVPPLAPTEASDLKENPRLSPWTLTNN; this is encoded by the exons ATGGATAATGGTAAACGACCCCAGATGGAAGAAGCCGATTTGACTAATCCGGAAAtcttgaaatattattttttgttgtgcaATGAAATATTCCCAGACGCCAAAAAAATGGGTATACAGGAGTTTAAATGTATTAAGAAGGAACTGAATGAGAGATTTAACTTGGATTTTAGGATAGTAGACGTTGTGAACAAATATAGAGAGATTTATTACAAGTGGcaaatttgggaaaattttgttaataataagGAATTCGTCTTAGCCCGCGCCTCCTGTACAGCGGACGTATCATGGCTGCAAAGTAAGTCCGAG GAATGTCTTGATACAATTTCTGTAGACAAAGAAGGTCAGCCAAGTATAGGCCTCTTGAAATTTGTATTTGGAAGCTCAGCAAATGGCAGCAAAGGAAGTGATTCTTTGAAGCCAACGGCAACAGTACATGAGCATGTTGGGGACTCTTCAAGGGACTTGGAATTCCATGAGCCAAAAACCAACTCCTCCAATGAAGAAATCAGTTTATTAGATGACCGCCACAATATTTCTGAAAGTAGCAAATGTGTAAGATTAGGCGGCTACTGtccaaagagaataaaaatgaatggTAGTCGTTGGACACGGACTGCTTTAGAGGATGACGTGTTTCAGGGGAGAAAAACATTGAGGTTGGTCTCAAAAACTTGTGGCTTGATGTCAAATAAACATTTCTATTTGTTCACGGGGAGATTATTGATGAATCCACGTGAAAGATCgtggttttattttgtcaaGCCCTCATTGCGTTTGAGATATCTAGAAAAACAGTTTAAAAAGTTTAGTGCAGACAGAGTGATACCAGAGCCGACCCAACCGACCGGCGCCGACCCTACCGTACCGCCTCTGGCTCCGACCGAGGCCAGCGATCTGAAGGAGAATCCTCGCCTGAGTCCATGGACTCTGACCAACAACTGA